In Anaerolineales bacterium, the following proteins share a genomic window:
- the panB gene encoding 3-methyl-2-oxobutanoate hydroxymethyltransferase, giving the protein MSTTSVSTSAPTARKKVTTITYRQKKERGEIITMLTAYDYPTALAMDKAGVDSILVGDSLGMVVLGYENTLPVTMDEMLHHCRAVSRGAKTALLVGDMPFMSYQVSVEEATRNAGRFLQQGGMDAVKLEGGRERADAIRSIVNSGIPVMGHLGLTPQSVNQLGGFRAQGKTARAAKRLVEDALILEEAGCFSIVLESVPARLAELISKKISIPTIGIGAGAGCDGQVLVTHDLLGLFDRFTPKFVKKYANFHSEMQKAFGDYIEDVESKRFPALEHTVEMDDAEWDALLKEINV; this is encoded by the coding sequence GAACGCGGCGAGATTATCACCATGCTCACCGCCTACGACTACCCCACCGCGCTGGCGATGGACAAAGCGGGAGTCGACTCCATCCTCGTCGGCGATTCGCTGGGGATGGTCGTACTCGGCTATGAAAACACGCTTCCCGTCACGATGGACGAGATGCTCCACCATTGCCGCGCGGTCTCTCGGGGAGCCAAAACCGCCCTGCTCGTCGGCGACATGCCGTTTATGTCGTATCAGGTTTCCGTTGAAGAGGCGACGCGCAACGCGGGACGCTTCCTCCAACAAGGCGGCATGGACGCGGTCAAACTCGAAGGCGGACGCGAACGCGCCGACGCAATCCGTTCTATCGTCAACTCGGGGATTCCCGTCATGGGGCATCTCGGACTGACGCCGCAATCGGTCAACCAACTCGGCGGATTTCGCGCGCAAGGCAAAACTGCTCGCGCCGCCAAACGACTCGTGGAAGACGCGCTCATCCTCGAAGAGGCGGGCTGTTTCTCCATCGTGCTTGAATCGGTCCCCGCGCGGCTGGCGGAATTGATCTCGAAGAAGATTTCGATCCCCACCATCGGCATCGGCGCGGGCGCGGGCTGTGACGGTCAAGTGCTGGTCACGCATGACTTACTCGGTCTATTCGACCGCTTCACGCCGAAGTTCGTCAAGAAATACGCGAACTTCCACAGCGAAATGCAAAAAGCGTTCGGCGATTACATCGAGGATGTCGAATCCAAACGCTTCCCCGCGCTGGAGCATACGGTTGAGATGGATGACGCGGAATGGGATGCGTTGTTGAAGGAAATCAATGTGTAA